One region of Alphaproteobacteria bacterium genomic DNA includes:
- a CDS encoding polysaccharide pyruvyl transferase family protein has protein sequence MTKKITIKRIVNAVLSRIPFVAALRTKHQYNKTLQQWSLFIQSATAKPASQCFDRLLIIPSEPYTLIGSRGDHAMMTAIIDKARLKNPNIKIALLTATNGADAAAHKMGCVPLRVWQDRINPERLYADLKSYAPDAVALLGADAMDGYYTSYGTLSYLIIGDVCARLGARVAFIGFSFNAAPAPELKAAFQQMHPAVSFNLRDAISNRRFKEFTSRDTHQVADAAFCLKPDVQSAEYKSVSHWARQQREAGNLVLGFNLHPMLIKHASAQQIKALVDGIVNVISGVSQHKKISWLLVPHDFRDKVADNVCLDAIAQQLQGRSLKNALQVTGQPTAATLKAMVGLTDGLVTGRMHLAIAALGMGVPVLALTYQDKFQGLFDYFDLPEWLLVSPNAAFETQGLIAKIE, from the coding sequence ATGACAAAAAAAATTACCATTAAGCGTATTGTAAATGCGGTTTTGTCGCGTATTCCATTTGTTGCCGCGCTACGCACCAAGCACCAATATAATAAGACCCTGCAGCAATGGTCGTTGTTTATCCAATCTGCAACGGCTAAACCCGCATCGCAGTGTTTTGATAGGTTGCTGATTATTCCATCTGAACCGTACACGTTAATCGGCTCACGCGGTGACCATGCGATGATGACCGCCATTATTGATAAGGCGCGATTAAAAAATCCAAACATAAAAATTGCATTACTGACCGCAACGAATGGAGCGGATGCAGCAGCGCATAAAATGGGCTGCGTGCCGTTGCGCGTATGGCAAGATAGGATTAATCCGGAACGGCTTTATGCGGATTTAAAGAGCTATGCACCTGATGCAGTGGCACTGCTTGGTGCAGATGCGATGGATGGGTATTACACATCCTATGGCACACTAAGTTATTTAATTATTGGCGATGTATGCGCGCGTTTGGGCGCACGAGTTGCGTTTATTGGTTTTAGTTTTAATGCTGCGCCAGCGCCGGAACTTAAAGCAGCTTTCCAGCAAATGCATCCAGCCGTGAGCTTCAACTTGCGTGATGCGATTTCAAACCGTCGTTTCAAGGAATTTACATCGCGCGATACGCATCAGGTTGCAGATGCAGCCTTTTGTCTTAAGCCAGATGTGCAGAGCGCGGAGTATAAGAGTGTTAGCCATTGGGCCCGCCAGCAACGCGAGGCAGGAAATCTGGTACTTGGTTTCAACCTGCACCCCATGTTGATTAAACATGCAAGTGCGCAGCAAATTAAAGCGCTGGTGGATGGCATAGTGAATGTTATTTCAGGTGTTTCGCAGCACAAGAAAATTAGCTGGCTGCTTGTCCCGCATGATTTTCGTGACAAGGTGGCAGATAATGTCTGCTTAGATGCAATCGCGCAGCAATTGCAGGGGAGGAGCCTAAAAAATGCCCTACAAGTTACAGGGCAGCCCACTGCCGCAACGCTGAAAGCGATGGTTGGTCTGACTGATGGGCTTGTCACGGGCCGTATGCATTTGGCAATCGCCGCGCTTGGCATGGGCGTGCCGGTTCTGGCGCTGACATATCAAGATAAATTCCAGGGTTTGTTTGATTATTTCGATTTGCCGGAATGGTTATTGGTCAGCCCGAATGCCGCGTTTGAAACGCAAGGTTTAATCGCCAAAATTGAGTAA
- a CDS encoding serine acetyltransferase, whose amino-acid sequence MPAHEQHKTPEGFWKKITSDAGYYPPRIKSIFFLPLYIFYLLLLVPGFQLALSVRLQEVFGKIPLLGKLLRRVLWYVTTIYFGSEIDIKATIGSGIYMPHPYGIVIGGECVIGKNVSINQNVTLGRRDSDETGDPIIGDNVAINSGAVIVGAIKVGNHAKIGANSVVLKDVPDHATAVGVPAHIVSK is encoded by the coding sequence ATGCCCGCGCACGAACAACATAAAACGCCTGAAGGATTTTGGAAAAAAATAACCAGCGATGCTGGTTATTATCCGCCGCGCATTAAATCCATATTCTTTTTACCATTGTATATTTTTTATCTGCTTTTACTGGTACCTGGTTTTCAATTGGCACTATCCGTCAGGCTGCAAGAAGTATTCGGCAAAATCCCGTTATTGGGCAAGTTATTGCGGCGGGTTTTATGGTATGTGACAACCATCTATTTTGGTTCAGAAATTGATATTAAAGCAACCATCGGCTCTGGCATCTATATGCCGCATCCTTACGGGATAGTAATTGGCGGTGAATGCGTGATTGGCAAAAATGTTTCTATCAATCAGAACGTGACGCTTGGCCGGCGTGATAGCGATGAAACAGGCGACCCTATTATTGGCGATAACGTAGCGATTAATAGCGGAGCGGTAATAGTTGGCGCTATAAAAGTTGGCAATCATGCAAAAATTGGCGCCAATTCGGTTGTACTCAAAGATGTACCGGACCATGCAACAGCCGTTGGCGTTCCTGCGCACATTGTATCGAAATAG
- a CDS encoding cellulase family glycosylhydrolase: MNKIALYLLMLFLAVPLYAAPLRETSIPNGFGVNVHFLGKAEDHIKLLKEAGFGWVRKDFDWASIEKERGEYNFEKYDTFVNAMNDAGIKVLLILNYRNPLYDSNLSPYTNIGRRAFAGFAEAAAKHYANNDVAWEIYNEPNWGFWKPTPKVEDYIELARVVTRALKRAAPHQPILAPALAGPTSDQSKKEASYTYLNAVLNDPIARQWDAISIHPYCTPKKPECIFNETSRLNALLTKHGIRAPYIFSEWGYHTADTKGVSEDMQAAYAARAFLITSSMRMPFSIWYDWQDTSDDTSDGEHNYGLLHYNMLDSDSDETRKPAFHAIRELGQALNGYRFDKIISHTNGIYGLRFKKGRNLAYALWTSEIETQPYQLALPAGRWQVATLLSNSVVIDVKDKQPLALQLQAMPLIVSRVIK; encoded by the coding sequence ATGAATAAAATTGCGTTATACCTGCTGATGTTATTTTTGGCTGTGCCGCTATACGCCGCGCCATTAAGGGAAACGTCTATTCCTAACGGGTTTGGCGTAAATGTGCATTTTCTTGGCAAAGCTGAAGATCATATCAAGCTTTTAAAGGAAGCCGGCTTTGGTTGGGTGCGCAAGGATTTTGATTGGGCATCCATAGAGAAAGAACGCGGCGAGTATAATTTTGAAAAATATGATACGTTTGTAAATGCGATGAATGATGCGGGAATAAAAGTCCTTCTCATTCTGAACTATCGCAACCCTTTGTATGACAGCAATCTTTCGCCTTATACCAATATCGGGCGGCGCGCTTTTGCGGGTTTTGCCGAAGCGGCTGCCAAGCATTACGCCAATAACGATGTAGCATGGGAGATCTACAACGAACCGAATTGGGGTTTTTGGAAACCAACACCAAAGGTTGAGGATTATATCGAGCTTGCACGGGTGGTTACACGGGCGTTAAAGCGCGCGGCACCGCACCAACCTATTCTTGCGCCTGCTCTTGCTGGCCCCACATCTGACCAAAGCAAGAAAGAAGCTTCTTATACTTATTTAAACGCTGTGCTCAATGACCCTATTGCTAGACAGTGGGATGCTATCAGTATTCACCCCTATTGCACTCCTAAAAAGCCTGAGTGTATTTTTAATGAAACATCGCGCCTAAATGCACTACTCACAAAGCATGGCATCCGCGCGCCTTATATATTCAGTGAATGGGGCTACCACACCGCCGATACAAAGGGTGTAAGCGAAGATATGCAAGCGGCCTATGCTGCGCGCGCCTTCCTGATTACCAGTTCTATGCGCATGCCATTCTCCATCTGGTATGACTGGCAAGATACCAGCGATGATACCAGTGATGGCGAGCATAATTACGGCTTACTGCATTACAATATGCTGGATAGCGACAGCGATGAAACCCGAAAACCAGCCTTTCATGCTATTCGCGAGTTAGGCCAAGCATTAAACGGCTACCGTTTTGATAAAATTATATCGCACACCAACGGGATTTATGGTTTGCGGTTCAAAAAAGGCCGCAACCTCGCCTATGCGCTTTGGACCAGCGAAATAGAAACGCAGCCCTATCAATTGGCCCTGCCTGCCGGACGCTGGCAAGTAGCCACTTTGCTGTCAAATAGCGTTGTGATTGACGTTAAAGATAAACAGCCTCTTGCCTTGCAACTACAGGCGATGCCGCTTATTGTCAGCCGCGTTATCAAATAA
- a CDS encoding glycosyltransferase family 4 protein: MSKQRILIVSSLFPPHVLGGAESSAYNLALHFRDNGWDVGVLTTALDTGDAVDNQLFEGMRMWRVLMPRPYATFHFQKAKGLQKLLWHFLDHFDPRNKRIMADVLDNFKPDVVSIHLLQGLGYNALQEITRRNIKINFVLHDLGLACIRMNMFKNGSECAMQCTSCKISSAYKWNMLKQSKKLGFISPSQANIETLSRFLPIKSYRNQAILNPNTYPPATAQRVASDNIRFLYVGRLHNTKGVDLLLNVLLQLKDKYKFKVTVIGDGQESASLRATYAKESWCDFTGYISQSEISNYMVNSDVMFIPSIWAENSPGVVVHALSLGLPVMGSRKGGIPELIKDGITGKVIEAGNKAAWRDAIEAVLQKPEILEEWRNNCLVHIHDFEITTIVKQQLEFASHE, encoded by the coding sequence ATGAGCAAGCAACGCATACTCATCGTTTCATCCCTCTTCCCACCCCATGTGCTAGGCGGCGCAGAAAGTTCTGCCTACAACCTTGCATTGCATTTCCGTGATAATGGTTGGGATGTTGGCGTTTTAACGACTGCACTCGATACCGGTGATGCCGTTGATAACCAGCTTTTTGAAGGAATGCGGATGTGGCGTGTTCTTATGCCGCGCCCCTATGCAACCTTTCATTTTCAAAAAGCAAAAGGGTTGCAAAAACTGCTGTGGCATTTCCTTGACCATTTCGACCCGCGCAATAAACGCATCATGGCGGATGTGCTGGATAACTTTAAGCCGGATGTCGTCAGCATTCATTTACTCCAAGGTCTTGGCTATAACGCATTACAGGAAATCACCAGGCGTAATATCAAAATCAATTTTGTACTGCACGACCTTGGCCTTGCCTGTATCCGAATGAACATGTTCAAAAACGGCAGCGAATGCGCCATGCAATGTACCAGCTGCAAAATTTCATCTGCTTACAAATGGAACATGTTGAAGCAAAGCAAGAAACTGGGCTTTATTTCACCATCGCAAGCTAACATTGAAACATTATCCAGATTTCTTCCCATAAAATCCTACCGAAATCAGGCTATTTTAAACCCCAACACCTATCCGCCAGCAACAGCGCAGCGCGTGGCCAGTGACAATATCCGCTTTCTATATGTGGGTCGCTTGCACAACACCAAGGGCGTTGATTTACTGCTGAATGTGCTTTTGCAATTAAAAGACAAGTACAAGTTCAAGGTTACTGTGATTGGTGATGGGCAGGAAAGCGCATCCTTGCGTGCCACATATGCAAAAGAAAGTTGGTGCGATTTCACCGGATATATATCGCAATCGGAAATCAGTAATTACATGGTGAATAGTGATGTGATGTTTATTCCATCCATCTGGGCAGAGAATTCACCGGGCGTGGTGGTTCACGCGTTATCACTAGGGCTACCCGTAATGGGCAGCCGCAAGGGCGGTATTCCTGAACTCATCAAGGATGGTATTACAGGCAAAGTTATTGAAGCAGGAAATAAAGCTGCCTGGCGCGATGCAATAGAAGCCGTTTTACAAAAACCCGAAATTCTTGAGGAATGGCGCAATAATTGCCTTGTCCATATCCATGATTTTGAAATTACCACTATTGTCAAACAGCAATTGGAATTCGCCAGCCATGAATAA
- a CDS encoding glycosyltransferase — protein sequence MTTLDQASKINILQVVADGNPGGGTTFVISLVEELLKNNNLALHAVTDSGSYGHKALTGLCAKTFGLDFFKRKLSFSLPLQLSAIIEEVKPDIVHLHGGRAAFQCLLARFMHPRITFIYTVHGYHFVRKNPVARTIGMIAEKLISICMDAVVYVSKGDEAIAKTYRLLKNRSVIIYNGIRPVTLSTSTDKRFDVVFVGRMVRQKNPELAIEIFKQLNDNGYRFAMVGGGEKEAEIKHMIGNTGQIEFFGAQTHAETLDILRSAKIILLPSRWEGLPLTLLEAMQFGIPAIVSNVTGNNEVIADGLNGHVIDDEDATAYAIKIKTLLNDANLYNRQSLAARKIFAEKYQMERCAQQYAQLYQDVMTQKASA from the coding sequence ATGACCACGCTGGACCAAGCTTCAAAAATCAATATTCTTCAGGTTGTTGCTGATGGTAATCCGGGCGGCGGCACGACTTTCGTCATCAGTCTGGTTGAGGAATTGCTGAAAAATAATAACCTAGCCCTTCATGCGGTAACAGATAGCGGCTCCTACGGACATAAGGCGCTAACCGGGCTATGCGCCAAAACTTTTGGCCTGGATTTTTTTAAACGCAAGCTTAGCTTTAGCCTTCCACTTCAGCTGAGCGCAATAATTGAGGAAGTAAAACCTGACATCGTGCACCTGCATGGTGGGCGGGCTGCGTTTCAGTGTTTGCTTGCACGCTTCATGCATCCACGCATTACGTTTATTTATACCGTTCACGGCTATCACTTTGTGCGAAAAAATCCTGTCGCGCGCACCATAGGGATGATTGCCGAAAAACTTATTTCGATATGCATGGATGCAGTTGTGTATGTATCAAAAGGCGATGAAGCGATTGCCAAAACATATCGGCTTTTAAAAAACCGTTCAGTAATCATTTATAACGGTATCAGGCCTGTCACTCTGAGCACAAGCACAGATAAGCGTTTTGATGTAGTGTTTGTTGGGCGCATGGTAAGACAAAAAAATCCTGAACTTGCGATTGAGATATTCAAACAATTGAACGATAACGGCTATCGCTTTGCCATGGTGGGCGGCGGTGAAAAAGAAGCTGAGATTAAGCACATGATTGGCAATACAGGGCAGATTGAATTTTTTGGCGCACAAACACATGCTGAAACGCTAGACATACTACGCAGCGCAAAAATCATTCTGCTACCATCGCGCTGGGAAGGATTGCCACTTACCTTATTGGAAGCCATGCAGTTTGGCATACCCGCCATCGTTTCCAATGTGACTGGAAATAATGAAGTTATCGCGGATGGGTTAAATGGGCATGTTATCGATGATGAAGATGCCACAGCCTATGCAATAAAAATCAAAACATTGCTGAATGACGCCAATCTTTATAATCGACAATCCTTGGCTGCCAGAAAGATATTTGCAGAAAAATATCAGATGGAACGCTGCGCACAACAATATGCACAATTATATCAAGACGTGATGACCCAAAAGGCCAGCGCATGA
- a CDS encoding glycosyltransferase family 4 protein, whose protein sequence is MKIAIIHDWLVTKAGSEAVLEQLLLMYPGADVFTLVNFLNVEDSRLLNGSRCFTSFIQNLPFAQKHYRSYLPLMPLAIEQFDVSGYDVVISSSHAVAKGVITGPDQVHLSYVHSPMRYAWDLQHMYLREAKMEKGIKSTIARIILHYMRVWDARTVNGVDYFIANSNFIARRIKKCYARKAEVIYPPVQLDEFVVAQKPKEDFYLTVSRFVPYKKIPLIVEAFARMPDKRLVVIGDGPEHDAARQVAGPHIEFLGRQSRSVVIDYMQRAKAFVFAAEEDFGIVPVEAQGCGTPVIAYGKGGALETVVDGKTGVFFAEQTTTSLIDAVKRFESLVSSFDKQIIRSNAERFEVGLFRYHFNALLEQTIRKMGQKSNGY, encoded by the coding sequence ATGAAAATCGCCATTATCCATGATTGGCTTGTTACCAAGGCTGGCTCGGAAGCCGTACTGGAACAATTATTACTCATGTATCCGGGCGCCGATGTTTTTACGCTCGTCAACTTTTTAAATGTTGAAGATTCAAGATTGTTAAACGGTTCGCGCTGTTTTACCAGTTTTATTCAGAACCTTCCTTTCGCACAAAAACATTACCGTAGTTATTTACCGCTGATGCCGCTTGCCATCGAACAGTTTGATGTGTCGGGTTATGATGTGGTCATCAGCTCATCGCATGCCGTTGCCAAAGGTGTGATAACCGGCCCAGATCAAGTCCATCTTTCCTATGTGCATAGCCCGATGCGGTATGCCTGGGATTTGCAGCATATGTATCTGCGCGAAGCCAAAATGGAAAAGGGCATCAAAAGCACCATCGCGCGCATCATCTTGCACTATATGCGCGTGTGGGATGCCCGCACAGTGAATGGTGTTGATTATTTCATTGCCAATTCCAATTTTATCGCACGGCGTATCAAGAAATGTTATGCACGAAAAGCGGAAGTCATTTACCCGCCTGTGCAGCTTGATGAATTCGTTGTTGCTCAAAAACCGAAAGAGGATTTTTATTTAACCGTTTCGCGCTTCGTGCCCTATAAAAAAATCCCGCTGATTGTCGAGGCCTTTGCGCGTATGCCGGATAAAAGACTGGTGGTGATTGGCGATGGGCCAGAACATGATGCGGCGCGCCAAGTCGCTGGACCACATATTGAATTCCTTGGCCGCCAATCGCGTTCGGTCGTCATCGACTACATGCAGCGTGCCAAGGCATTTGTTTTTGCTGCCGAAGAAGACTTTGGAATTGTTCCCGTGGAAGCACAGGGCTGCGGTACGCCCGTTATTGCCTATGGCAAGGGCGGCGCATTAGAAACGGTTGTAGATGGCAAAACAGGTGTCTTTTTTGCTGAGCAAACCACTACCTCGTTAATTGATGCAGTGAAACGATTTGAAAGCCTTGTGTCATCGTTTGATAAGCAGATCATTCGCAGCAACGCCGAACGCTTTGAGGTGGGGCTGTTCCGCTACCATTTTAACGCCTTGTTGGAACAGACAATACGCAAAATGGGCCAAAAAAGTAACGGTTATTAG